A region from the Carassius carassius chromosome 33, fCarCar2.1, whole genome shotgun sequence genome encodes:
- the LOC132114225 gene encoding Golgi-associated kinase 1B-like, giving the protein MDTHSTRPGNVGDTLIYLSVSFLKVCWKYSAVRKYLIVAVVCFVYLFFTVHVSRASTRKDKRLDLWTGNNVYSQSKTDQDPADGEVNESVSPTRSNVVYITLKSKRHKPAIIRGTVRPKLRRKKVKVTQQGGTQGKVKDAGHKNIVNPRLGYYELDESDIGYSSIRIYSERAPPWFSNDDITAMRFLADSKITQIGEVAPRGFSSLILFNSATNGTDDIDECRKSCGIVKRPLDMSEVFAFHLDRILGLNRTLPAVSRRFHSLGDGQLCPVVLWDPSLSPVEDQPSERLNWGSYQTSLKHKCWHGGVIPKPEWSCTSIHHHEWSKLVVFDFLLQIHERLDKNCCGFKPRPEDTCIELGHHEECRDKDGIELTHIIHCKHEPHHLVFFNNKGYFDRDEGNLNFRLLEGIKELPDQSVSVLRSQRLREKLLQSLFLDQQYWDSHGGRQGIEKLIDVIEKRAKVLLTYINAHGIKVVPMNS; this is encoded by the exons ATGGATACGCATTCGACGCGTCCTGGAAATGTCGGGGACACTTTGATTTATTTGTCCGTATCGTTTTTGAAAGTCTGTTGGAAATATTCTGCCGTTAGGAAGTATTTGATTGTTgctgttgtgtgttttgtttatttgtttttcaccGTTCATGTCAGTCGCGCGTCTACACGCAAGGACAAACGTCTTGATCTGTGGACTGGAAATAACGTTTATTCGCAGAGTAAAACCGACCAAGACCCCGCTGATGGGGAGGTGAATGAATCTGTGAGCCCGACTAGGTCTAATGTGGTGTATATTACTCTCAAATCTAAGCGACACAAACCGGCCATCATCAGGGGCACAGTGCGACCCAAACTCCGGAGAAAGAAAGTTAAAGTGACACAGCAGGGTGGTACACAGGGCAAAGTGAAGGACGCGGGACACAAAAACATTGTTAACCCACGACTGGGATATTATGAGCTTGATGAAAGTGACATTGGTTATTCATCCATAAGGATATACAGTGAAAGAGCTCCTCCATGGTTCAGCAATGACGATATCACTGCCATGCGCTTTCTAGCCGATAGTAAAATTACGCAAATTGGTGAAGTGGCACCTCGGGGTTTTTCttctttaattttgtttaatagtGCGACAAATGGCACGGACGATATTGATGAGTGTCGTAAAAGTTGCGGTATTGTTAAGCGACCCTTGGACATGAGTGAGGTGTTTGCCTTTCATCTGGACAGGATTTTGGGACTGAACAGAACTTTGCCAGCTGTCAGCAGACGATTCCACTCTCTTGGAG ATGGTCAGCTTTGTCCAGTGGTTTTGTGGGATCCTTCTTTAAGCCCAGTAGAAGACCAACCCTCTGAGAGATTGAACTGGGGCTCATACCAAACCTCTCTCAAACACAAGTGCTGGCATGGGGGTGTCATACCTAAACCAGAGTGGAGCTGCACCAGCATCCACCACCATGAATGGAGCAAGCTTGTAGTCTTTGATTTCCTCCTGCAG ATTCATGAGCGTCTAGATAAAAACTGCTGTGGATTCAAGCCTCGCCCAGAGGACACCTGTATTGAGCTTGGTCACCATGAAGAATGTAGAGACAAGGATGGCATAGAGCTGACACACATAATCCACTGTAAACATGAGCCACACCACCTGGTTTTCTTCAACAACAAGGGCTACTTTGACAGAGACGAGGGGAATCTGAACTTCAGGCTACTAGAGGGAATCAAAGA GCTACCAGATCAGTCTGTGTCAGTGTTGAGGTCTCAGCGTCTCAGGGAAAAGCTCCTGCAATCGCTGTTTCTCGACCAGCAGTACTGGGACAGTCATGGTGGCCGTCAAGGCATTGAAAAACTCATTGATGTGATTGAGAAAAGAGCCAAAGTCTTGCTCACGTACATTAATGCCCATGGGATTAAAGTAGTACCTATGAACTCTTAA